In Zingiber officinale cultivar Zhangliang chromosome 3B, Zo_v1.1, whole genome shotgun sequence, a single window of DNA contains:
- the LOC122056259 gene encoding transmembrane emp24 domain-containing protein p24beta3-like, which produces MGKRRSISLREAFLIVGLLLGCPCRLSALSVTVNDVECVYEFVLYEGDTISGNFVVVDHDIFWSSDHPGIDFIVTSPAGNTVHSLKGTSGDKFEFKAPRAGMYKFCFHNPNRTPETVSFYIHVGHIPNEHDIAKDEHLSPINVKIAQLGEALESVTAEQRYLKAREVRHRHTNESTRKRLTFYTIMEYIVLALSSGLQVLYIRRLFNKSVAYNRV; this is translated from the exons ATGGGGAAGAGAAGATCAATCAGTCTCAGGGAGGCCTTTTTGATCGTAGGCCTTCTCCTCGGCTGCCCCTGTCGTCTCTCGGCTCTGTCCGTCACCGTCAACGACGTCGAGTGCGTCTACGAGTTCGTCCTCTACGAGGGCGACACAATCTCGGGAAATTTCGTAGTCGTAGATCATGACATATTCTGGAGTTCCGATCACCCCGGCATTGATTTCATC GTAACTTCTCCAGCTGGTAACACTGTGCATTCATTGAAGGGGACATCTGGTGACAAGTTTGAGTTTAAGGCCCCACGAGCTGGAATGTACAAATTCTGTTTTCATAATCCAAACAGAACACCAGAGACTGTCTCATTTTACATTCATGTAGGACATATTCCTAATGAACACGACATAGCGAAAGATG AGCATTTGAGTCCAATAAACGTGAAAATTGCACAGCTTGGGGAAGCACTAGAATCTGTCACAGCAGAGCAGCGCTACCTAAAAGCACGCGAAGTCCGCCATCGGCATA CAAATGAGAGCACAAGAAAACGCCTTACTTTCTATACGATCATGGAATACATAGTGTTGGCTCTCTCGAGTGGGCTTCAGGTTCTTTATATTCGACGCCTTTTCAACAAATCAGTGGCGTATAACAGGGTTTAG
- the LOC122056260 gene encoding flowering locus K homology domain-like, which translates to MDGLVENTMEEEISGEAGNMYEMNQEQDGQIEAESAEKRWPGWPGESVFRMLIPAHKAGGLIGRKGEFIKKMCEESKARIKILDGPPGVPERAVIVSAKEEPDASISPAMDGLLRVHKRIIDGLDGESGIPLSSAAGSTFPTRLLVAATQAGSLIGKQGATIKSIQEASGSIVRVVESLPLVALPDDRVVEIQGEPSEMHKAVELIANHLRKFLVDRSVLPLFEKHSLPNMHMEQNMPPLQHWGHPHGLPPSVGGPGYGGNAQFIPPRRHDNFYPADLPPVEKQPHRGISMYGQNAPSTGVHSGPNQQPPTMISQVTQQMQIPLSYADAVIGEAGANISYIRRASGATITIQEARGIPGEMTVEIGGSAAQVQTAQQLIQNFMAAAPAAAQNSMGSMDHGYNSYPTHAPPYGSPPNSGHAAHAGGYGSTYSGNYGY; encoded by the exons ATGGATGGGCTTGTGGAAAATACTATGGAAGAAGAGATATCTGGAGAAGCTGGAAACATGTACGAAATGAATCAAGAACAAGATGGTCAGATAGAAGCTGAATCTGCTGAAAAAAGATGGCCTGGGTGGCCTGGGGAAAGTGTTTTTCGTATGTTGATTCCTGCACACAAGGCAGGTGGTCTAATTGGTCGGAAAGGTGAGTTCATCAAAAAAATGTGTGAGGAATCAAAGGCTCGGATAAAGATTCTTGACGGACCACCTGGAGTGCCAGAAAGAGCA GTAATAGTTTCAGCAAAAGAGGAACCAGATGCTTCTATTTCTCCTGCTATGGATGGTTTGCTTAGAGTCCATAAGCGAATAATTGATGGTTTAGATGGGGAATCTGGTATTCCTCTATCTTCTGCTGCTGGAAGCACATTTCCCACAAGATTGCTTGTGGCAGCTACACAAGCAGGGAGTCTCATTGGGAAACAAGGAGCAACAATAAAATCCATTCAAGAAGCTTCAGGTTCAATTGTCCGGGTTGTTG AAAGTCTACCTCTAGTTGCTCTTCCAGATGATAGAGTTGTTGAGATACAAGGAGAGCCCAGTGAAATGCATAAAGCAGTGGAATTGATTGCAAATCATTTAAGGAAATTTCTTGTTGATCGGAGTGTCCTTCCCTTGTTTGAAAAGCAT TCATTACCAAATATGCATATGGAGCAAAATATGCCTCCCCTTCAACATTGGGGCCATCCCCATGGCCTTCCCCCTAGTGTCGGTGGCCCAGGTTATGGCGGAAACGCTCAGTTTATTCCGCCACGTCGTCATGATAACTTTTATCCTGCAGACCTTCCCCCAGTAGAGAAGCAACCTCATCGAGGCATATCAATGTATGGACAAAATGCACCCTCTACAGGTGTCCACTCTGGACCAAATCAACAGCCACCGACAATGATATCTCAG GTTACACAGCAAATGCAGATTCCACTTTCTTATGCTGATGCTGTAATCGGAGAAGCTGGTGCAAATATTAGCTACATCCGTCGTGCTAGTGGCGCAACAATAACCATACAAGAAGCACGTGGGATCCCCGGAGAGATGACTGTTGAGATTGGTGGCAGTGCTGCACAAGTTCAAACTGCTCAGCAACTCATACAG AATTTTATGGCCGCTGCTCCAGCCGCTGCTCAGAATTCAATGGGTTCAATGGACCATGGGTATAATTCTTACCCAACCCATGCCCCGCCGTACGGCTCACCTCCTAACTCAGGCCATGCAGCTCACGCTGGAGGATATGGTTCAACCTACAGTGGGAATTATGGATATTAG
- the LOC122056258 gene encoding small nuclear ribonucleoprotein-associated protein B'-like, which yields MSMSKGSKMLQYINYRMRVTIQDGRQLVGKFMAFDRHMNLVLGDCEEFRKLPPAKGAAKNIDGEREDRRTLGLVLLRGEEVVSMTVEGPPPPDESRAKANAAAALAGPGVGRASGRGIPTAPLVQAQPGLAGPIRGVGGPAPGMMHPQISRPPVPQLSAPPISYPQVVRPPASGQVPGFPGQPPAVGLRPPGAGPMQFASRPGAPPPSFPMHPPQLGQRPPFPMPPPGMRPGMPAPFPPRPGMPPPPGGQVPVFAPPRPGMPPPNQQQGPNQ from the coding sequence ATGTCGATGTCGAAGGGATCGAAAATGCTTCAGTATATTAACTACCGGATGCGCGTCACCATCCAGGACGGTCGCCAGCTTGTCGGCAAGTTCATGGCGTTCGACCGCCACATGAACCTCGTCCTCGGTGACTGTGAGGAGTTCCGAAAACTCCCTCCCGCTAAGGGCGCCGCCAAGAATATCGACGGTGAACGCGAGGATCGTCGCACGCTCGGCCTCGTCCTCCTCCGTGGCGAGGAGGTCGTGTCCATGACCGTCGAGGGCCCCCCGCCTCCCGACGAGTCCCGCGCTAAGGCCAACGCTGCAGCCGCCCTCGCTGGCCCTGGGGTCGGTCGCGCCTCCGGCCGTGGCATCCCCACAGCGCCCCTTGTCCAGGCACAGCCTGGTCTCGCCGGACCCATCCGTGGCGTTGGTGGACCCGCTCCTGGGATGATGCACCCGCAGATCTCGCGCCCTCCCGTTCCTCAGCTATCTGCGCCGCCAATCTCGTATCCCCAAGTAGTCCGTCCGCCTGCTTCGGGGCAGGTTCCTGGTTTCCCAGGCCAGCCCCCGGCTGTTGGCCTGCGCCCACCTGGGGCTGGGCCAATGCAGTTTGCTTCCAGGCCTGGGGCTCCACCCCCTTCATTTCCGATGCACCCACCGCAGCTTGGACAGAGGCCTCCATTCCCGATGCCCCCACCAGGGATGCGGCCTGGTATGCCTGCTCCATTTCCTCCAAGGCCAGGTATGCCACCACCACCTGGTGGACAGGTCCCTGTGTTTGCTCCGCCAAGACCTGGAATGCCACCGCCGAACCAACAGCAGGGCCCGAACCAGTAG